Genomic DNA from Salvia miltiorrhiza cultivar Shanhuang (shh) chromosome 1, IMPLAD_Smil_shh, whole genome shotgun sequence:
CACACCACAACAGAAGAAAACGAGAAGAATTTGGTGCCATTGGGATCTGTGATCAAGGGTGTTCTCCTTCAGCAATTTTTCCAGGCTGTTGTTGCTGAATTGCTCTTCTTGGTAAATCCATGACTTCTTCTGCACTGATATTGGAATTCCAAATTACTTCGCATTGGCACAAAGTTATGAGTATTtggaaattttcattttttttttttcatctttttttcattttttttctttttatgccAAAGCTTGCTGGTCCATTAGCAGATCGAACAGCTTGCTAAACGAACCCTTTGGGGGCGTTTACTATTTAGGActatatagataaaaatagcATAGGCTAATCCACTGTTTACTAAGATAGACTAGAAACATGAGATATTCTAAagtccttgattatttctacaaCTTGAGATAacttgcttgattcatatccagTTGAAAGGGGGTAGGGTTGTAGAAATCCTTGTgatgaagataaaaatactcgATCATGTGTACCACTTGAGCAGTTACACTTCTATATCTTCCAATGTTGTGTCCCTTTATTTTTCAACTTCAGGAATCAGGAGTGTAAACTGTCTCCAAAGTTTTTTATGTCCATATGTATGAACGAGATCTAAGTGCATGTTACTCTGTTTCCTTTCTCATTATGTTATTGGTGCAACAATGCTATATTCTGCCGTATAGATCTATATAAAGCATAACCAGATGGTAGTGACTCATAGCATTAGTTGAAACATATTTGAATTCCTAAGTCATTTAAAACTTAACTTTCTATGCTTAGTGTTGCAGATAACTTCAAATGCAAGTTCTTCTGGGAACATTGTCCAACCCTCTCTTCCTGTTCAAGTCGTGCAATTTGTAATTGCTATGCTGGTTATGGATACATGGCAGTACTTTGTGCATCGGTACATGCACCAAAACAAGTTTCTCTACCGACACATACACTCTCAGCATCATAAATTAGTGGTCCCTTACGCCATCGGGGCTCTCTACAACCATCCGCTGGAAGGCCTTCTACTAGACACATTTGGTGGTGCTATATCCTTCCTCGTTTCTGGAATGACTGCACGCACTGCTGTTTTCTTCTTCTGTTTTGCTGTGATCAAGACCGTTGACGATCACTGTGGGCTCCGGCTGCCAGGCAATATCTTCCATCTACTTTTCCAGAACAACACCGCTTACCATGACATCCACCACCAGCTCCAAGGTACGAAATTCAACTATTCTCAACCGTTCTTCCCCTTATGGGACAAACTGCTTGGGACGTACGTGCCATATACACTAGTAAAGCGGCCCGAAGGGGGTTATGAGGCGAGGCTGAAAAGAGATTAGTTGCTGACATTTTTGTTGCTACTGGATAACCTTTTGTTGTGCCACTCTCAAAGGAGAAGCTTAGGTTCTTCAGTAGGAGCTCTGTATGTTTTCAAAGAGAGTGAAAAGTCATCTGtagcttattatttttttgttaatttttttcccCAAGTGACAGTGGGTAACCTAGCTTATTTGCTACATTTCCTTTATCACTGATACAATTCATATGTATTATTCAAATGCTCTTCTGGTGTGCAGATTTGCTCCCTACTATGATTTCTGGGTCGATTTTAGTCACTGTTTACTCTGTTTTTTCGAGCAGTTTGTCTGATTTCAACTGCTAGTTTTTAGGCTTTATTCTCCTACAACATGTTATCATTACCTCCAAATTTCTTCTGTTTTCGGTTGTGATGAGAAATAATGGTTTAAATATAGTTGTTTGCATGCATcaatttttttgtatatatatttttattaatcttgcatgtttatttgttttataaaagggataataatatgtaaattattgaaccttgaccaaattttaaatttgcacACCAACTCAAAAGTCTGCACgaaatattgaatttttaatttaattttaatgatgaGGCCTGATTCCAGACCTAtttaattatcaaaatattatcGTTTTCAATTGAAATTGCTCAAAATGAtctgaaattgatttgaatatCCCTGTCAGCATTAAATTAGATCGTGATCCAACTTGTTAGGAAATTCAGATAAATttaaaagttcaataattattaGACTTTTAAGTTGCtgtgcaaaatcaaaatctgggacaaaattcaataatttacgGACTATCCATTTATACAATCTAAAGCTTCATCAAATATGCACCAATTTTCAAGATCAAAATCCTCCATCATCTTTCTCCATAACTATAAATAGAAGAGTTAAAAGAATTTGAGAGGAAATATTCCATCACACATAATCAACTGCACTCATACAAATATGACTAGATCAAGAAATTTAAGATCTCACCAAAAATCTTTACAAGAACAAGAGCCCTCCTTGAATCTGTGGAATCTCGTGCGATCCCTCACAATAATCTCTGTATCATACAATTTGGAAACAAGCTTCATCACCACATGGCAATCCCCACATATCCTAAGATTCTTATTAATGCTAATCACACTCCCCTCCTTTCCACTGATCAAACCAAAGGCCAAAGCCAATTTCTCACTGTGATAACACAACGCATTCTCCTtctcttcattctctatatcaTGCAACACATAGTTAGTTTCCGCCTCATACCCAAATTCTCTAATTCTAGAAGTAATCTCTTCCACTTTCCCATATATCTCTCTCCAATATGGATGGCTTTTGTCGCCATTGTAGAACTGGAATATGGCACCATTCATCTCAATGTAGCTGAACCCGGGCACCTTCTTgaccttcttcttcctcatcgcCTCCCTCACCCTCCCCACGTCGCCCCACCTCGAATGTGCAGCGTACACGTTCGACAGCAGCACGAAGTCCCCACACGCGCTCGACCCCATCTCCGCGAGCCTCCTTGATGCCCTCTCCGCCATCTCCACGTTCCCGTGCGTCTTTGCAGCGCCTAGGAGGGTCTGCCACAGCACGGCATCCGGTGGCATGGGCATGGACTCGGCGATGTCGAACGCCTTCTCCAATCTCCCCGCTCGCCCCAGCAGATCCACCACGCTCCCGTAGTGCTTCATGTTCCCCCTTACGCCGTGGTCCTCCATGGATTCGAAGAGGCGCAGCCCTTCCTCCACCATCCCTGAATGGTTGCAGGCACACAATGCTGCCAAGAAAGTGACATCATCCGGCGCCGCCCCTGCCCCGCCCATGCGGCTCAAGAGCTCCATTGCTTTCTCTCCGTCGCCGTCCATTGCAAACGCCATGATCATCGTGTTCCATGTGATTATGCTTTTGCAACACCTCATGCCCTCGAAGACGCTATACGCCTTCTCTACCATCCCGCATTTCGCGTACATGTCAATCACGGCATTGCACACAATCACATTCTCATCAAATcggttaatttttatgtaatcaCACACTCTTTCTCCCTCTCCGATGGCCCCAAGCTGAGCGCACGCGGCCAGCGCGCCTAAGACAGTGACCTCGTTCGGCATCATATTCGATTGAGTCATCTTATCAAACAGCTTCAGCGCTTCATGCGGCTGATTCCCCTGCGCCAGCCCAGAGATCAAGGCGTTCCAGCACGCGATATCCCTCTTAGACATTTTATCAAACACCTTGCACGCGCTATCCAAATCCCCAAATTTGGCGTAGGCGTCGAGCAGCGTGGTCTGCAGGAGAACATCCGCGTCGAACCCTAATTTCAGCACGTGTGCGTGCATCTGGAAGGACTCGATCGGGGCTAATGCGCGGGCGCAGGCCTTGAGGAAGAAGGAGCAGGTGAGGGCGTCGGATTTGCAGGGGGCGCGCGACATGAGGAGGTAACATGTGATTGCGTTGATGGGGTGGTGGCTCTGCGCGTGGCCGCGGATGAGGGCGTTCCAGTCGTTGGTCAGGGGGGTGGGGACGGAGCGGAAGATGGCGGCGCTGTAGGGCAGGGTGGCGGCGGAGGAGGTGGCGCAGAAGTCGATGAACTTGGAGCGGGAGTAGTGGAGGCGGAAGAGGCCGGTGACGAGGAGGTGGGCGTGGAGCTGCCGGATTTGGGGGAAGGAGGTGCATTTCTGCAAGATCGATTCGACGTAGGCCATTAATGCCCATTTAAATTTTGCCAGACAATACTTTTGGTAACCACCTCTGCAGAAAATGATGAACACACTCTAATTTTTTACTGGTGTAATTTGACTACATTTATTTAATAgtagtaaatttttatttaatgagTTATTCACGTATACATACATAATCgttcaaaaaatttataattttttaaaatttaaatacacgaatttaatattcattttattttcccgcgacaaaaaaaattgtcatcaCATCAAACTTGATCTGGGTTACACATGACATATTATAGTATGTGACATAAAATAAcatgggtaaatatcactttaaacctcaaagcactattaattatatcctgaactattgaaaataattttttaaaccttgaactatcaattttgtatcaattgtacccttCATCTATTTTTTACCCTtcgaatttttaattaataaggaATATAATCACATCATTTTACATAATGTAggtcaaaaaaagaataattctaaatacattgtggcatccggtgagccacgtcaaatttttgGAGCAAAAAAATAGACGAATGGTACAATggatacaaaattaatagttcaaggtttaaaaaaatattttcaatagttcaggaTACAATTGATAGAGTGAAAAATAGTTtaaggtttaaagtgatatttaccctcgtatcattaaatataaaatgatatcatcatttttttttatataatattgaactagttgtaattatattttaaaatttagaatGAGTTGCGTTGTTCTGATCATTAGCTGATTTAACCACAGTGACAGTTCCGAGTCTTCCGACGGACACATCTAGTatactatgttgcataggtgcgggggtgcggatgcgggggcgatacgatacgagtacggggatacgggtttctaaaaaattatagggtgcgattcggcaaggatacatctaattattaaaattttattttatataatgcttataaaatatatacaatttaaattttcttaaattaattatatgtaatttacattttattttactcaaaagttaagcattttcaattatataagttaattgggcaacaatataacgattcaaatattattagtccaataaaattatcaaaatcaaccttgtataggcctttcgtgcatgagatacgtgaatttcgcctatggaatttgcgaatccggtttatttttataaattgttttaaaagatacgccacgtggcgaatcgagtgcgaatccgacgagaatccgagagaatcgcaccccaaaagaatccgattcgccgtacatgctaatttttgaagaatccgtgcattatAGCTAGTATATAAAAGAGGGGTTTTTTTCCTCCAATTTTTTCctctattttctctctctcttttctttcactaatttttcactatttttttctctattttttttctttagttttttttttctaaacatcATAAAATTTAGTACatgaaaaaatacttaatatactATACATCTTAATTTTAAGTTCGTGAGAAGatttttaatatggtataaaaagtcatcaaaaatgaatttaaaatgaaaaaattataaaaaaaaaataaaattaaaaatattttattttttctctcttccttaacattttaaaatattttatttatatttgggtatgaaaatattaatttatttattatgacgcttaatactctataataataataataacaataataatgtGCAATGTCAATTTTCATTGTCAAACAATTTAAATTTAtctaataactataattatcattatacttaatacaaagttgaaaatctACATTTCAAATCCaatattttattgagtaattgatgtggattattttattttattattaaaacatatttttcgtttatttatattttaattttatttaatatctttttattatttaaacatgtcatttaatttcgatgttcgtcgtgcatcgcacgaatggaagTTCTAGTAAGTACTAATTGGGAGGAAAATAATTTTGTGGAGAAAATTAGATTACCactaaatttgtgtattttaatttttaaaaatcatggaaaaatatttttaaaaaatgtttcAAATTCGTGGCTTTACCCATAAATAACTTAACTTTAATTAGgaataaattttcatttatatattgatttttacTTCATTATTGAAACATTTCTAGTATACTGTTGTATTGAATTATGACATAATGAACCCCTCCAAAAATAAATTACTAGTGAGAgcattatttatataaaattttgcGTGAATCCATATTGCGTTTTGGTACATACACAAATATTATGATTTTGTGAGAATTAATTAACATCTTTCCCTGATTTTGCATAAGAAGATATAAGAAGATACCTATTCTACCGTATGATGGGATCCCCTCTCAACCCACAATATAACTAACACATTAATTTATTAGAATAATTTAGAGCACTTACAATGAGAGCCGATCCTGACAAAAATAGGGCTCGGCGAAACACCAAGAATAAGCCCTCTATTtactattataaaaatatgttatgacaattatataaaaatacaatatattatattaattatataaaatattttttcctaatttttttacttgtaaagttatttataatattatttgtttcaaaaaaaattttaacatcattttcaaaacaaaaatttgTCAAACCATTagcatttgaattttttatttttaaaatattgggctctctaaaaaaattattttaattaagtggaTATAATTTTTTGacccaaataaaaaaatatataatttttttttgttcaaataattcatatataattaaaagagTATAATATATAGGGCCCTTAGAATCATGGGCTCTGGGCGATCGCTTATGCTGGCCCATGTCTAGGGTCGGCCTTGCCTCCAATAAGAGatgcaaaatgaaaatttgttgaaagtttagtaatttatatacaattaaccTAAACAAATATAACCAAATTATTTTGCCAACGAAGagaaattgattttatttttttttaaacttttgGGGAAGGGGGAGCGGTGATGTTTGAACTTTGGACCTCATTATTCGTAGATAGGAATTCGCATTGTTTGGTGTCCTCTTGAGGACACGAATTATCGAAGAGGATTTGATAATCACTTTATGTTCTTGTACGTGACTTAAATTGTTCGAGCTATagattatattaaatatatatcaaatagatttagtataatatataatgaattaattatatattcttaaaaatatataataaagtaTACTTCCTACGTCCGCAAAATCGttttcacttccatttatagttgTAGGGTCCATATAACACTTTATTCTCTTAACcttatattttcataaaaaaaatgtctttaTTGTGTggcccaaactccactcactacaatatACACTACTTATctactactatccaccacttttcttaaaattgGCGTCATCCACAATGTAAAAATGATATCACagatggagagagtataatttataaagaGTCAACTTTTGAGATAGTCATATTGAGCcatgaaactcaatatttgacacttatattttaaaaatataaatttcgaTCATTTCTTataatttcaaattgtattattttaaatttggaCGGATCAAATCGGATTGAACGCGCGTGTTcgattggtacttttggcattcatttaaacaaaaagaaatactagaaaaaagaagaagtttattttgtttaatcttaAATGAAATTACAGCGACCCCATTTCAAACATTTGGTCTGCAACTCTGTCCACGCCAACGCAAATGGAAGGAAACCCCAACATCGAACTCGTCAACTCGCTGCAAGCTCAAATGGAATCTCTCCGAGAAAGGATAAACGTATTCAATTCAGTCGCAGCGTCTTTCTCTTATTCAACTTGTAGTCCAGTGATTGTAAATAATACCAAAAAAGTCTTCCAACTTATATCTTTTGTTGTTGATTTCTGGAATTGCAGCAACTAGAGACCGAGAATGCTAAGCTCTCTCGTCAGCTCTCCGTTTGCGTCTGCCAGAAGGTAACCTCCGCGTATGCTCTTACAGTCGTATATCTGTATCAATTTGTTATGTAATCACGCATTACAGCAGTTGTTTGGAGTCCCTATGTAGTCGATAGGAATGGATACAATCTTGCTGAATCATAAACACCTGAATGATACTGTGTAAGATTTACAGCAGCATTCAGTGTATAAGAAAGTATTGAAAATTATACACTCTGCCTATTCACATGACTCTGGATTATTGAAGAATGGTTCAGGATGTCTAGTATCTAAGCTAATGACTGGAATGTGCCTCAACACGTAGTTTTCTGGTGCAGATTGCAGTGAGTGATAAAACTCCTGTAGACTGCAGTAGTTCAATTGGGGAAATGGAGATGCTGAAATTGGATGAAATCGGTTTGCTAAACAGATCAAAAGATAAAGAACCAGGTCATCGTCATACTCTGGTGTCTGGAGATAGGAACTGTTTGCAACCTTCATTTTAGTGTAGTGGAGTTGATTTTATTTCCTTTATTCTATTCTGTCAGCTGCAGGCGGCAATGCGATGGCCTTGCATCATTTACCGAAGCGATATGTTGCTTTAAAAGTTATGTATTTTGGCCAGAGGTACACATTCAGAAATGCCTTGTGATTCATTTATTTAggtgttttttattttcattattagaTGAAATGAAATCAGGGAAGCTGTTTCTGACTGACAGCCCGTGATTGTGAGAATATGCTAGTAATATAAGAGACTTCTTCCTCAGTTTATTGTGGATAAAGGATATGCTAAAGAGTAAAGATCATAACTTCAGTCCaatgagcttttttttttttttttaaagggttaaggtgcagataggcccctcaagtggaggcccttagagcgtttcagtccccttactaactgtgtgtgcaaattggcccccgaactcaaaaaaacggtatagatcggcccctctgacttaacaccgttatgggccgttagtcaagggggcgatctgcaccgttttttcggagttcaggggctaatctgcaccttttaactttttaattaattcatctctctaGCTCAAAATTTGAacgtcgttgtcgctgattcaagctccggcgaggccggcggagggcgccgcccctttctttctctcttgggccctaaacctcggagctcgctcgactgcacacgcttagcgtcaaggacgggccctaattctcccattccgtcggaaatcgccgccgcaatatc
This window encodes:
- the LOC130994796 gene encoding very-long-chain aldehyde decarbonylase GL1-9-like, which translates into the protein MVFWEGYASDETMGTFAPLVVYWLYAGFYQLLPRLDKYRLHTTTEENEKNLVPLGSVIKGVLLQQFFQAVVAELLFLITSNASSSGNIVQPSLPVQVVQFVIAMLVMDTWQYFVHRYMHQNKFLYRHIHSQHHKLVVPYAIGALYNHPLEGLLLDTFGGAISFLVSGMTARTAVFFFCFAVIKTVDDHCGLRLPGNIFHLLFQNNTAYHDIHHQLQGTKFNYSQPFFPLWDKLLGTYVPYTLVKRPEGGYEARLKRD
- the LOC130994803 gene encoding pentatricopeptide repeat-containing protein At1g34160-like, translating into MAYVESILQKCTSFPQIRQLHAHLLVTGLFRLHYSRSKFIDFCATSSAATLPYSAAIFRSVPTPLTNDWNALIRGHAQSHHPINAITCYLLMSRAPCKSDALTCSFFLKACARALAPIESFQMHAHVLKLGFDADVLLQTTLLDAYAKFGDLDSACKVFDKMSKRDIACWNALISGLAQGNQPHEALKLFDKMTQSNMMPNEVTVLGALAACAQLGAIGEGERVCDYIKINRFDENVIVCNAVIDMYAKCGMVEKAYSVFEGMRCCKSIITWNTMIMAFAMDGDGEKAMELLSRMGGAGAAPDDVTFLAALCACNHSGMVEEGLRLFESMEDHGVRGNMKHYGSVVDLLGRAGRLEKAFDIAESMPMPPDAVLWQTLLGAAKTHGNVEMAERASRRLAEMGSSACGDFVLLSNVYAAHSRWGDVGRVREAMRKKKVKKVPGFSYIEMNGAIFQFYNGDKSHPYWREIYGKVEEITSRIREFGYEAETNYVLHDIENEEKENALCYHSEKLALAFGLISGKEGSVISINKNLRICGDCHVVMKLVSKLYDTEIIVRDRTRFHRFKEGSCSCKDFW